A section of the Thermodesulfobacteriota bacterium genome encodes:
- a CDS encoding gamma-glutamyltransferase, producing the protein MKGVVSSGHELTSKAGMKMFERGGNAFDAAVAAAFVSFVAESTLTSPCGGGFFMAHTKEGSTILYDFFSDVPGFGSAAGVKKKAFRFYPVDIDFIGTMQELYIGEGSAAVPGTVAGLKEVYERHCTLPIEELIAPAVAHAREGVTVSFHQAQFIETLSPMFTVSEESRAIYAPGGKFLREGDRLVNPGMADTFECFAEEGLDSFYRGEVARKVLEGFGERGLITSGDLENYRVEVRGPLRIEYRGRKIYTNPPPSSGGCLIAFALKLIEGFDLTAGKGLACNTAPYLKLLYEVM; encoded by the coding sequence ATGAAGGGCGTGGTCTCATCCGGACATGAGCTTACATCGAAGGCGGGCATGAAGATGTTCGAGCGCGGGGGCAATGCCTTCGACGCCGCCGTAGCGGCCGCCTTCGTATCATTCGTGGCCGAGTCCACCCTTACGAGCCCCTGCGGCGGCGGCTTCTTCATGGCGCATACGAAAGAGGGCTCGACCATCCTCTACGACTTCTTCTCCGACGTGCCGGGGTTCGGCTCGGCGGCGGGGGTGAAGAAAAAAGCGTTCCGTTTCTACCCCGTGGACATAGACTTCATAGGCACCATGCAGGAGCTTTACATAGGAGAGGGCTCGGCCGCGGTGCCCGGCACGGTGGCCGGCCTTAAGGAGGTGTACGAGCGCCACTGCACCCTGCCGATAGAGGAGCTTATCGCCCCGGCCGTCGCTCACGCCAGAGAGGGCGTCACAGTCAGCTTCCACCAGGCGCAGTTCATAGAGACCCTCTCCCCCATGTTTACGGTCTCCGAGGAGAGCCGTGCCATATACGCGCCCGGAGGGAAGTTCCTCCGGGAGGGTGACAGGCTGGTCAACCCCGGGATGGCGGACACCTTCGAGTGTTTTGCCGAAGAGGGTCTTGACAGCTTCTACAGGGGCGAGGTCGCGCGGAAGGTGCTGGAAGGTTTCGGGGAGCGGGGGCTCATTACCAGCGGCGACCTGGAAAACTACCGGGTGGAGGTGAGGGGGCCGCTCCGGATAGAGTACAGGGGGAGGAAGATATACACCAACCCCCCGCCGTCTTCCGGGGGCTGCCTCATAGCCTTCGCCTTGAAGCTTATCGAGGGGTTCGACCTCACGGCCGGAAAGGGGCTTGCTTGCAACACCGCCCCCTACTTGAAGTTGCTCTACGAGGTCATGAG
- a CDS encoding glutamate--cysteine ligase translates to MTIEFKKSEGVTLGIEAEIQLVHRDTLALMNNSTDIIDSLSGLDSSVKHELLMSNLEINTCICSSVAEAERDLREKFAVVSKAAEAYDTLLCCAGTHPFSRWRDQVVTEDERYMRLMERLKIITRRFNIFGLHVHVGLEGGEKCIYVMNRMLFYLPHLLALSANSPFWQGDDTGLKSYRVKVFENLPVAGLPFYFDDWADFSRLIDNYKATGTIETIREIWWDIRPHPDFGTVEIRVCDMPGTIKETLAIAALIQALVKKFGDEYERGVPFERPHSAITRENKWRAARYGLDGEFLTEDGGSTVPVREAIGALLGSVEEEAATLGSAGYLSALGEILAGGTGADRQLRVFKEGGDLKGVVRDMTDGLLAETRPADEGE, encoded by the coding sequence AATCCGAGGGCGTCACCCTCGGCATAGAGGCCGAGATACAGCTCGTCCACAGGGATACGCTCGCCCTTATGAACAACTCTACGGATATAATCGACTCCCTTAGCGGGCTCGATAGCTCGGTAAAGCACGAGCTCCTGATGTCCAACCTCGAGATAAACACCTGCATATGTTCTTCGGTGGCCGAGGCGGAGCGGGACCTGAGGGAGAAGTTCGCCGTGGTCTCGAAGGCGGCGGAGGCCTACGACACGCTGCTCTGCTGCGCCGGGACCCATCCGTTTTCAAGGTGGAGGGACCAGGTCGTAACCGAGGACGAGAGGTATATGCGCCTCATGGAGAGGCTCAAGATAATCACCCGGCGCTTCAACATATTCGGCCTGCACGTGCACGTGGGGCTCGAGGGGGGCGAGAAGTGCATATACGTTATGAACCGGATGCTCTTCTACCTGCCGCACCTGCTCGCCCTCTCGGCCAACTCGCCGTTCTGGCAGGGGGACGACACCGGGCTCAAGTCCTACAGGGTGAAGGTCTTCGAGAACCTCCCCGTCGCGGGGCTCCCGTTCTACTTCGACGACTGGGCCGACTTCAGCCGGCTGATCGATAACTACAAGGCCACGGGCACCATAGAGACCATAAGGGAGATATGGTGGGACATACGCCCCCACCCTGACTTCGGAACGGTCGAGATAAGGGTCTGCGACATGCCCGGGACCATCAAGGAGACCCTGGCCATCGCCGCCTTGATCCAGGCACTCGTTAAGAAGTTCGGCGACGAGTACGAGCGTGGGGTTCCGTTCGAGAGGCCGCACTCCGCTATTACGAGGGAGAACAAGTGGCGAGCCGCGAGGTACGGGCTCGATGGCGAGTTCCTGACAGAAGACGGAGGAAGCACCGTCCCGGTGAGGGAGGCGATAGGGGCGCTCCTCGGCTCGGTCGAGGAAGAGGCCGCAACACTCGGGAGCGCCGGGTACCTCTCAGCCCTCGGGGAGATACTCGCCGGGGGTACCGGCGCCGACAGGCAGCTCCGGGTGTTCAAGGAAGGCGGCGACCTTAAGGGGGTCGTAAGGGATATGACCGACGGCCTGCTGGCGGAGACGCGCCCGGCGGACGAAGGGGAGTAA